Within Limisalsivibrio acetivorans, the genomic segment TGTATCGCCAACCTTGATGAAGGCGACCTTAACCTTCTGGCTCTCCACCTCTTCGAAATGGTAGGGTTCGACGCCCATCATCTTGTAAAACTTGGTGGATTCCTCGAGACTTTTAACGGCAACGCCGATGTGGTCTATCTTATTCAGCATGATATCCTCCCGCACTAGGAAAGCAGTTTATTAAGCAGTTCGTTTACGATCTTAGGATTCGCCTTACCCTTGGAGGCTCGCATAACCTGCCCCACAAAGAACCCTTGAAGCTTCTTCTCGCCGTTCTTGAACCTTTCCGCCTCGTTGGGGTTTGCTTCGATGATGTCCTTAACGATCTTCTCGATCTCCCCTTCATCGGAAACCTGGGCAAGCCCCTGCTCCTCAACGATCTCTGACGGGCTTTTACCCGATTCAATTACGCCTTCAAAAACCTTCTTGGCGGCGTTTCCGCTTATCTTATTATCATCAAGCAGTTTTGCGATCTCCGCAAGGCTTTCCGGCGAAATGCCTACCTCGCTGATCTCGCACTGCTTTTCGTTTATAACCCTGAGAACATCTCCCGTGAAAAGGTTTGCAACCCTTTTGGGGCTGTTGTGGGAGGAGACTGCCGCCTCGTAAAAATCCGCATAGGCACGTTCGCCTGTGAGAAGTACAGCATCGTCCTTGGGGAGGGAGTACTCCTCCATAAACCTTATGCGTTTAGCATCGGGGAGTTCGGGCATCTCGGACTTTGCCCTATCAACATCCTCCGCTTTGAGAACAACTGGCACAAGGTCTGGATCGGGGAAATATCTGTAGTCATTAGCCTCTTCCTTCCCTCGCATGGAAAGTGTTATACCCTGAGCCGCATCCCAGAGCCTTGTTTCCTGAACAACGTGTCCCCCTTCGCTCACAACCTTGATCTGGCGTTTTATCTCGTATTCTATGGCCTTCTGCACGTTTTTGAAGGAATTCATGTTCTTAATCTCAGCCTTTGTGCCGAACTTCTCCTGCCCTACGGGGCGTACGGAGATATTTGCATCGCAGCGGAGCGAGCCCTCTTCCATGTTGCAGTCCGATATGCCGAGATATTTTATGATCGTCTTCAGCTTGGTGAGGTATGCTCTGGCCTCTTCGCCGCTACGCATGTCCGGTTCGCTGACGATCTCTATGAGGGGCACCCCTGTCCTGTTAAGATCCACATAGCTGTTGCCGGGCGAACCGAGGTTTTCACCGTGTATCGATTTGCCGGCGTCCTCTTCAATGTGTATTCGTGTTATGCCGAGGGTCTTCTTCTCACCACTTTCAAGCTCAACCTCAAGCTCTCCTCCGAGGCATATGGGGAGCTCGTACTGGCTTATCTGATACCCCTTGGGGAGGTCGGGGTAGAAATAGTTCTTTCTGGCAAAGATGCTCCTCTCCTCTACGGAACAGCCGAGTGCAAGCCCTGCCTTCATCGTATAGTCCACAACGTTCCTGTTGAGAACGGGAAGCACACCGGGCATACCCATGCATACGGGGCAGACCTGGGAGTTTGGGCCTGAGCCGAATTTTGTGGAGCATGAGCAGAATATCTTCGATTCCGTTGATAGCTGAACGTGTACTTCCAGTCCTATAACCGCTTCGTAATTCATCTTATATCCGCCTTATCCTTCAAATGTTCCGGGTATCTGCCCGAATCCGCCGACTGCGTCTTCGTATGCCTTTGCTAATCTGAGAACCTTCCCTTCCTCGAAGTGTCCGCCGAGGATCTGGAATCCAACGGGGAGCCCCTTTGAGTCAAACCCGCAGGGGAGGGAGAGTCCGCATCCGCCGTACAGGTTCAGGGAGATTGTGTAGATATCGCTTAGATACATCTCAAGGGGATCATCGGATTTTTCACCGAATTTGAAGGCCGTAGTGGGCGAAGTGGGGCAGATTATCGCATCCACCTTCTCAAAGGCTGATTCGTAATCCTTCTTTATGAGTGTGCGCACCTTCTGGGCTTTGAGGTAGTATGCATCGTAATAACCAGCACTGAGAACGTACGTCCCAAGCATGATACGCCTTTTGACCTCTTCACCAAATCCTTCGGAGCGTGTGCTGAAATACATGTCCTTGAGGTTGTCCGCCTCTTTGCGGAATCCGTACTTCACGCCGTCGTACCTTGCAAGGTTGCTGGAGGCCTCCGCCGTGGCAATGATGTAATACACGGAAACGGCATAATCGTTATGGGGCATACTTATTTCAACGGTTTCGCAACCGAGATCCTCAAGCTTTCTGATAGCCTCTTCGACCCTCTGCTTAACCTCTTCGTTAAGCCCTTCGGCGAAGAACTCCTTCGGTATACCTATCTTCATCCCTTTTACATCACCCTGCATCAGGGAAGCGTAGTCCTCCCCCTCCACAGGTGCGGATGTGGAATCCTTCTCATCGTGCTGGCCAATGATGGAGAGCACCTCCGCCGCATCGGATACGTTCCAGCTGAATGGGCCGATCTGGTCAAGGGATGAGGCGAAGGCCACGAGCCCGAAGCGTGAAACACGTCCGTATGTAGGCTTCATACCTATAACACCGCAGAGGGAGGCGGGCTGACGTATGGAACCGCCAGTGTCGGAGCCGAGGGTAACGGGGGCAAGCCTCGCCGCCACAGCTGCCGCAGAGCCGCCGCTGGAACCGCCGGGAACCCTTTCAAGATCCCACGGGTTCCTGGTCTGCTTGTAGTATGAGGTCTCGTTGGAAGAACCCATGGCGAATTCGTCCATACTCAGCTTACCAAGGAATACCATGCCTGATTTTCTAAGCAGCTCAGCAACGTTAGCACTGTAGGGTGCGTTGAATCCTTCGAGGATCCTGCTCGAACAGGTTGTGGGCATGTTGTCTGTAACGATCAGATCCTTAAGGGCAACTGGAATGCCTGCAAAACGGGGTACATCCTCGCCAGCCTGACGTTTTCTGTCCCACTCCTTTGCCTCTTCAAGGGCGTTTTCATTTATATGGATATACGCCTTAACATCTTCATCGTATCTCTTTATACGATCCAGATATGCACCGACAATCTCCTCGGCGGTAAGCTTTATATCTTTTAGAGCATCTGCGAGCTCGTTCAGGTTCATCTGTATAATATTCATATCAGCCCTCTATCACTCTGGGAACCTTGTAGTGCCCCTGTTCCGCATCGGGAGCATTGCCAAGGGCATTGTCTGTTCCAAGGGAGGGTTTTGCCACATCCTCACGCATAACACTGCTCAGCTCAAGAACATGGGATGTTGGCTCAATACCGGTAACATCAAGCTCCTCAAGCTTGTGGATATAGCCGAGAATAGAGTTCAGCTCAACTGCGAACTTCTTAACCTCGCCCTCCTTGAGCTCAAGACGGGCAAGATTGGCGATATGCAAAACATCGCTATCTGTGATTGACACGATAATACCTCGTTGTGAAGTTTGTTTGAATAATTCGGCCAATAAACGAGCCGAAGCGAATTATAGCGTTAAATGTAATGTTTTTTCAAGTGCAGTGAGGTTTACAGAGCTATATTTTAACTCAAAATTAGTGAGGTATTTCGAATGTGAATATTTAAAAATAAGACTAAGGGGAAATTTTTAGGGAAAACTTTCCCCTTTGAATCCCCTTAAAAACCCATTTTGAAGATAATGATAAAGGCCTATACCTAACAGGCTTCCACCCATGGAAGCCTATTGGGTAGCAACCCTCATCGTAAGAATTGAATCGAGCTAGCTCTAACGTTTACACACACGAGAAAACAACGTGAGACGTGAAAAGGTATTTCGGCTAGATTGTTACTAATAGCCAATTGCCGATTTCACAACAAACGATCTTAATCTTCCCCGAATGTTTTACAGCCGAATGAGCTCTTTTGGAACCGCCCGGAAGTTTTGGCCGCACGTGACAGATGAGGTAATCCTAAATATTGAATACTTTCACGTATGATATGCGGTTACACTCCTCAGCATCAGCAAAACTTCAGGTGGAAAAAGAGCGAAATGAGGACACCGCCATCACGGTAATCTCCCCGTAAAAAGGGAGTATTTATAAGTAGAATTTTCTCGTTATAGTAAAAGGAGGAGATTTTACATGAAGAAGTCACGATTCAGCGAGAGTCAGATATTTAAGATTTTAAAGGAAGCCGAGAATGGTGTACCAGTACCTGAATTATGCCGAGAATATGGCATGAGCAGCGCAGCATTTTATAAATGGCGCTCTAAATATGGCGGTATGGATGTATCCGCGATGAATCGCCTAAAAGAGCTTGAGCAAGAGAACAAACAGCTCAAAAAGATGTACGCAGAATCTCAGCTCAAGACAGAGATTCTGAAGGATGCGCTAGAAAAAAAGTTTTAAGGCCG encodes:
- the gatB gene encoding Asp-tRNA(Asn)/Glu-tRNA(Gln) amidotransferase subunit GatB; translated protein: MNYEAVIGLEVHVQLSTESKIFCSCSTKFGSGPNSQVCPVCMGMPGVLPVLNRNVVDYTMKAGLALGCSVEERSIFARKNYFYPDLPKGYQISQYELPICLGGELEVELESGEKKTLGITRIHIEEDAGKSIHGENLGSPGNSYVDLNRTGVPLIEIVSEPDMRSGEEARAYLTKLKTIIKYLGISDCNMEEGSLRCDANISVRPVGQEKFGTKAEIKNMNSFKNVQKAIEYEIKRQIKVVSEGGHVVQETRLWDAAQGITLSMRGKEEANDYRYFPDPDLVPVVLKAEDVDRAKSEMPELPDAKRIRFMEEYSLPKDDAVLLTGERAYADFYEAAVSSHNSPKRVANLFTGDVLRVINEKQCEISEVGISPESLAEIAKLLDDNKISGNAAKKVFEGVIESGKSPSEIVEEQGLAQVSDEGEIEKIVKDIIEANPNEAERFKNGEKKLQGFFVGQVMRASKGKANPKIVNELLNKLLS
- the gatA gene encoding Asp-tRNA(Asn)/Glu-tRNA(Gln) amidotransferase subunit GatA — its product is MNIIQMNLNELADALKDIKLTAEEIVGAYLDRIKRYDEDVKAYIHINENALEEAKEWDRKRQAGEDVPRFAGIPVALKDLIVTDNMPTTCSSRILEGFNAPYSANVAELLRKSGMVFLGKLSMDEFAMGSSNETSYYKQTRNPWDLERVPGGSSGGSAAAVAARLAPVTLGSDTGGSIRQPASLCGVIGMKPTYGRVSRFGLVAFASSLDQIGPFSWNVSDAAEVLSIIGQHDEKDSTSAPVEGEDYASLMQGDVKGMKIGIPKEFFAEGLNEEVKQRVEEAIRKLEDLGCETVEISMPHNDYAVSVYYIIATAEASSNLARYDGVKYGFRKEADNLKDMYFSTRSEGFGEEVKRRIMLGTYVLSAGYYDAYYLKAQKVRTLIKKDYESAFEKVDAIICPTSPTTAFKFGEKSDDPLEMYLSDIYTISLNLYGGCGLSLPCGFDSKGLPVGFQILGGHFEEGKVLRLAKAYEDAVGGFGQIPGTFEG
- the gatC gene encoding Asp-tRNA(Asn)/Glu-tRNA(Gln) amidotransferase subunit GatC, coding for MSITDSDVLHIANLARLELKEGEVKKFAVELNSILGYIHKLEELDVTGIEPTSHVLELSSVMREDVAKPSLGTDNALGNAPDAEQGHYKVPRVIEG